The following are encoded together in the Flavobacterium sp. TR2 genome:
- a CDS encoding RNA polymerase sigma factor, producing MKEKEQEFLNRIENHKGILHKVSKMYMDNSDDQQDLFQEIVCQLWKSYESFRNESQFSTWMYRVAVNTAIVFLRKEKRKVDKYEIPSENVKDDEGDSQIKESQLDHFYKAVQKLEKIDKAIIFYQLEGFSHKEIGENLGISEGNARVKLNRAKEKLKEIIKNQGYGF from the coding sequence TTGAAAGAGAAAGAACAAGAGTTTTTAAACCGTATAGAAAACCATAAAGGAATTTTGCATAAAGTTTCTAAGATGTACATGGACAATTCTGATGATCAGCAAGATTTGTTTCAGGAGATTGTATGCCAGCTTTGGAAGTCGTATGAGTCTTTTCGAAATGAAAGCCAGTTTTCAACATGGATGTACCGGGTTGCGGTAAATACAGCAATTGTTTTTTTGAGGAAAGAAAAACGGAAGGTAGACAAATATGAAATACCTTCAGAAAATGTGAAAGATGATGAAGGTGATTCTCAAATAAAAGAAAGTCAGCTAGACCATTTTTATAAAGCGGTGCAAAAACTCGAAAAAATAGATAAGGCTATAATTTTTTATCAGTTGGAAGGTTTCTCTCATAAAGAAATAGGGGAGAATCTTGGAATTTCTGAGGGGAATGCCAGGGTAAAATTGAATAGGGCCAAAGAAAAATTAAAAGAAATTATTAAAAATCAGGGATATGGATTTTAA
- a CDS encoding TraB/GumN family protein yields MKTRFQFICAVVAFFFFVCNDISAQTKTSKLENSLLWEVSGNGLKKPSYLYGTIHMICAKDYFLSEKAKTAFEKSDKLILEINFTDPNEMSQMQQLAMGKEPLSKKLTPEQLAKLDVILKKSTGMSVQQVDSFSLLTVLSLISMKSFGCLDLKFYEMEFSDAAKKRNIPIVGLETVKSQFEILEKAYTNDEMLGLLEESTPEEAVQLVDAYKSENIEAMYAFSTDKRFTSEKTKKQIVDDRNLDWVKQVPELTKQNSVFMAVGAAHLGGEFGIINLLRKEGYTVKPVMN; encoded by the coding sequence ATGAAAACCAGATTTCAATTTATATGTGCCGTAGTTGCATTTTTCTTTTTTGTTTGCAATGATATTTCGGCACAGACAAAAACTTCAAAACTAGAAAACAGTCTTCTTTGGGAAGTTTCGGGAAACGGATTAAAGAAACCTTCTTATTTGTACGGAACGATTCATATGATTTGTGCCAAAGATTATTTTTTATCAGAGAAAGCCAAAACTGCTTTTGAAAAATCGGATAAATTAATTTTAGAAATCAATTTTACAGATCCGAACGAAATGAGCCAAATGCAGCAATTGGCCATGGGAAAAGAGCCTTTGAGCAAAAAGCTGACTCCAGAACAGCTTGCAAAATTAGATGTGATTTTAAAAAAGAGTACCGGAATGTCGGTGCAGCAGGTCGACAGTTTTAGTCTTTTGACTGTTTTGAGTTTGATTTCGATGAAAAGCTTTGGGTGTTTAGATTTGAAGTTCTATGAAATGGAATTTTCAGATGCGGCCAAAAAAAGAAATATTCCCATTGTTGGATTAGAAACTGTTAAATCTCAGTTTGAAATTCTTGAAAAAGCGTATACAAATGATGAAATGCTGGGGCTTTTGGAAGAATCGACTCCAGAAGAAGCGGTGCAATTGGTTGATGCATATAAAAGTGAAAATATTGAAGCGATGTATGCCTTTAGTACAGATAAACGATTTACAAGCGAGAAAACTAAAAAGCAGATTGTTGACGATAGAAATTTAGATTGGGTAAAGCAAGTGCCTGAGTTAACAAAGCAAAATAGTGTTTTTATGGCCGTAGGAGCAGCACATTTAGGAGGTGAGTTCGGAATTATTAATTTATTGAGAAAAGAAGGATATACTGTAAAACCTGTAATGAACTAA
- a CDS encoding aminotransferase class I/II-fold pyridoxal phosphate-dependent enzyme, with protein MELPENLNRKIESCKQAKLFRKLPVFNNLIDFSSNDYIGFSKSETLYKHTHAYLLENEIFQNGATGSRLTTGNHLLYPIAESFIAQFHEAEAALIFNSGYNANLGFFSAVPQENDVVLHDELCHASIKDGIAMSKAKSFPFIHNDFEDLENHILKFPNSTIYIVTETVFSMDGDSPNLEELAQLSEKYNCYLVIDEAHTVGVFGEKGEGLTQHLQLHHKFFARIVTFGKALGCQGAAILGSVELKDYLINFSRSLIYTTALPPHAIASIFMAYQQLEIEKEAIEKLRENIIFFNQQKNLLGLKPMFVHSKSPIHSAIVPGNENVKELSEQLQSKGFDVQSILSPIVPEGQERLRFCIHSYNSQEEINQVLELVRDFVF; from the coding sequence ATGGAACTGCCAGAAAATCTTAATCGGAAAATAGAAAGCTGTAAACAGGCAAAGCTGTTTAGAAAACTTCCTGTGTTTAATAATCTGATTGATTTTTCTTCTAATGATTATATCGGATTTTCTAAGTCAGAAACATTGTATAAACATACTCATGCTTATCTGCTGGAAAACGAGATTTTTCAAAATGGAGCCACAGGTTCCAGATTAACCACGGGAAATCATTTGCTTTATCCAATTGCAGAAAGTTTTATCGCTCAATTTCATGAAGCAGAAGCGGCTTTAATTTTCAATTCGGGCTACAATGCCAATTTGGGGTTTTTTAGCGCTGTACCGCAAGAAAATGATGTTGTTTTGCATGATGAATTATGCCATGCTTCCATAAAAGATGGCATTGCCATGTCTAAGGCCAAATCATTTCCTTTTATTCACAACGATTTTGAAGATTTGGAAAATCATATTCTTAAATTTCCAAATTCTACAATTTACATCGTGACCGAAACGGTTTTTTCTATGGATGGCGACAGTCCCAATTTAGAAGAATTGGCGCAGCTTTCAGAAAAATACAACTGTTATTTAGTTATTGATGAAGCTCACACGGTGGGTGTCTTTGGAGAAAAAGGAGAGGGCTTAACTCAGCATTTGCAATTGCATCATAAATTTTTTGCCCGAATCGTAACTTTTGGGAAAGCTCTAGGATGCCAAGGCGCAGCCATATTGGGAAGTGTCGAGCTAAAGGATTATCTAATCAATTTTTCCCGAAGTTTGATTTACACTACAGCATTGCCTCCTCATGCTATCGCTTCGATTTTTATGGCTTATCAGCAGCTGGAAATTGAAAAAGAAGCTATTGAAAAGCTTCGAGAGAATATCATTTTCTTTAATCAGCAGAAAAATTTACTGGGTTTAAAACCAATGTTTGTCCATAGTAAATCTCCAATACATTCTGCTATTGTTCCAGGAAATGAAAATGTAAAAGAATTGTCCGAACAGTTGCAAAGTAAAGGATTTGACGTACAGTCTATTCTTTCTCCAATTGTTCCAGAAGGTCAGGAACGTCTTCGTTTCTGTATTCATAGTTATAATTCACAAGAAGAAATTAATCAGGTTTTAGAATTGGTTAGAGACTTTGTTTTTTAG
- a CDS encoding NAD(P)H-binding protein, protein MKNISKVAVLGGGGRTGKYLVNQLLENGFSVKLLVRNPDNFTIQNSKIEIIKGDAVNEESIKLLLADCQAVISTIGQRPGEPMVASRATENVLKAMNEYGIQRYILLAGLNIDTPFDKKSPKAMMATNWMKTNFPEIQKDRQFTYDLLSESKVDWTQVRVPLIIFSDESAEISVNLEDCLGEKITALDISKFLVKEMVESNYIRQSPFISAI, encoded by the coding sequence ATGAAAAATATATCAAAAGTTGCCGTTCTTGGCGGCGGAGGAAGAACTGGGAAATATCTTGTAAACCAGTTATTAGAAAACGGATTTAGTGTAAAACTTTTAGTAAGGAATCCAGATAATTTTACAATCCAAAATTCAAAAATAGAAATCATTAAAGGCGATGCGGTTAATGAAGAATCTATAAAGTTATTGCTTGCAGACTGTCAAGCGGTAATCAGTACTATTGGTCAGAGACCTGGAGAACCAATGGTGGCAAGTCGGGCAACAGAGAATGTTCTGAAGGCTATGAATGAATATGGAATTCAAAGGTATATTCTTCTTGCAGGACTGAATATCGATACTCCATTTGATAAAAAAAGTCCAAAAGCAATGATGGCAACCAACTGGATGAAAACTAACTTTCCCGAAATCCAAAAAGACAGACAATTTACGTACGATCTTCTGAGCGAGAGCAAGGTGGATTGGACGCAGGTTCGTGTGCCTTTAATCATTTTTTCTGATGAAAGTGCTGAAATTTCGGTAAACCTTGAAGATTGTTTAGGAGAGAAAATCACAGCACTGGATATCTCCAAGTTTCTAGTAAAAGAAATGGTAGAGTCAAATTACATTAGACAATCACCTTTTATAAGTGCTATTTGA
- a CDS encoding DUF3667 domain-containing protein yields the protein MEIICKNCETHNYPNFNYCPECSQKVNLHRISPHEIFHEAIHYFTHADKGIFQLIKSLTLKSGVVAKEYINGKRKKYFPPLNFFLLIAAVFVFISNIPKETPPIDIQKENQELSAISDPIQKEKIAHLYERKEKMTHFMRKYSNLMAMMALPLTAFFFWLFYKKENYNYTEHLVAGMYMLGFCILVNALLILPISLSFHLSTNYQALFFLLFQLFYFTLFYYKFINKSTKLQLLKAFSVSAFGIISWIIISASTVNAYVSSGFWGIIK from the coding sequence ATGGAGATCATTTGTAAAAATTGTGAAACACACAATTACCCAAATTTTAATTATTGTCCTGAGTGCAGTCAAAAAGTTAATCTGCATCGCATAAGTCCGCACGAGATTTTTCATGAAGCAATTCATTATTTTACACATGCTGACAAAGGCATTTTTCAACTCATCAAAAGTTTGACTTTAAAAAGTGGAGTTGTTGCTAAGGAATACATCAATGGCAAAAGAAAAAAATACTTTCCTCCTCTTAATTTTTTCTTGTTAATTGCTGCTGTCTTTGTTTTCATTTCCAATATACCCAAAGAAACACCTCCAATTGACATTCAAAAAGAAAATCAAGAACTTAGTGCTATTTCTGACCCTATTCAAAAAGAAAAAATCGCGCATCTTTATGAGAGAAAAGAAAAAATGACTCATTTCATGAGAAAATATTCCAATTTAATGGCAATGATGGCTTTGCCTCTCACAGCATTCTTTTTTTGGCTGTTTTACAAAAAAGAGAACTACAATTATACAGAACATCTTGTTGCGGGCATGTATATGCTTGGTTTTTGCATTTTAGTCAATGCGCTATTAATCTTGCCGATTTCATTATCATTCCATCTGTCGACCAATTATCAGGCTTTGTTTTTTCTACTGTTTCAACTCTTTTATTTTACGCTCTTTTATTACAAGTTTATAAATAAAAGCACCAAACTTCAGTTATTAAAAGCTTTTTCCGTAAGTGCTTTCGGAATTATCTCTTGGATAATTATCTCAGCATCTACAGTAAATGCTTATGTTTCGAGTGGTTTCTGGGGAATCATAAAATAA
- a CDS encoding FoF1 ATP synthase subunit delta/epsilon, which translates to MILEIVSPEAKLFSGEVTSVSLPGVNGSFQILNHHAPIVSILEEGTIKIAAPSFSFSKEAADKFTRVNDQTYTLEIKSGTIEMKNNKIIVLVD; encoded by the coding sequence ATGATTTTAGAAATAGTATCACCAGAAGCGAAATTATTTTCAGGAGAGGTAACATCAGTTAGCTTACCGGGAGTTAATGGAAGCTTTCAGATTTTAAATCATCACGCCCCAATTGTTTCTATTTTAGAAGAAGGAACAATTAAAATTGCAGCTCCAAGCTTCAGTTTTTCTAAAGAGGCTGCTGATAAGTTTACGAGAGTTAACGACCAAACTTATACTTTAGAGATTAAGTCAGGAACAATCGAAATGAAAAACAATAAGATAATTGTATTAGTTGACTAA
- the atpD gene encoding F0F1 ATP synthase subunit beta, with product MSKVIGKVAQIIGPVVDVVFNGKDVELPKIYDSLEVTKKDGTILVLEVQSHIGENTVRTISMDSTDGLSRGYEVVGTGSPIQMPIGPDVYGRLFNVVGDAIDGLGDLPKSGENGLPIHRPAPKFEDLSTSSEVLFTGIKVIDLIEPYAKGGKIGLFGGAGVGKTVLIQELINNIAKGHGGLSVFAGVGERTREGNDLLREMLESGIIKYGEDFMHSMENGGWDLSKVDMPGMRESKATFVFGQMNEPPGARARVALSGLSIAEYFRDGAGSDQGKDVLFFVDNIFRFTQAGSEVSALLGRMPSAVGYQPTLATEMGAMQERITSTNKGSITSVQAVYVPADDLTDPAPATTFAHLDATTVLSRKIAELGIYPAVDPLDSTSRILTPHILGDEHYNCAQRVKEILQKYKQLQDIIAILGMEELSEEDKLAVARARRVQRFLSQPFHVAEQFTGIPGVLVDIKDTIKGFNMIIDGELDHLPEAAFNLKGSIQDAIEAGEKMLAEA from the coding sequence ATGTCAAAAGTAATAGGAAAAGTTGCTCAAATCATTGGACCAGTAGTAGACGTAGTTTTCAACGGTAAAGATGTTGAACTTCCAAAAATTTATGATTCACTAGAAGTCACTAAAAAAGACGGGACTATCTTAGTTCTAGAAGTACAATCTCATATTGGTGAAAACACTGTTCGTACAATCTCTATGGACTCTACAGACGGTTTGTCTAGAGGATATGAGGTAGTTGGAACTGGAAGTCCAATCCAAATGCCAATCGGTCCAGACGTATATGGAAGATTATTTAATGTTGTTGGAGATGCAATTGATGGTTTAGGTGATTTGCCAAAATCTGGAGAGAACGGTTTACCAATCCACAGACCAGCACCAAAATTTGAAGATTTATCAACTTCATCTGAAGTTTTATTTACAGGTATCAAAGTAATCGATTTGATCGAGCCTTACGCAAAAGGAGGTAAAATTGGATTGTTCGGTGGTGCTGGAGTAGGTAAAACTGTATTGATTCAGGAGTTGATCAACAATATCGCAAAAGGTCACGGTGGACTTTCAGTATTCGCAGGAGTAGGTGAAAGAACACGTGAAGGAAATGACTTGCTTCGTGAGATGTTAGAGTCAGGAATTATTAAATACGGTGAAGATTTCATGCACTCTATGGAAAATGGAGGATGGGATTTATCTAAAGTAGATATGCCAGGAATGAGAGAGTCTAAAGCTACTTTCGTTTTCGGACAAATGAATGAGCCACCTGGAGCTCGTGCACGTGTAGCACTTTCAGGATTATCTATCGCTGAGTATTTCCGTGATGGAGCAGGATCTGACCAAGGAAAAGATGTATTATTCTTCGTTGATAACATCTTCCGTTTTACACAAGCAGGTTCTGAGGTATCGGCACTTTTAGGTCGTATGCCATCTGCAGTAGGTTACCAACCAACTTTGGCAACAGAGATGGGTGCTATGCAAGAGCGTATTACATCTACAAACAAAGGATCTATTACATCTGTACAAGCGGTTTACGTACCTGCGGATGACTTAACTGACCCTGCGCCAGCTACAACTTTCGCGCACTTAGATGCAACAACTGTATTGTCTCGTAAAATTGCTGAGTTAGGTATCTATCCTGCGGTTGACCCGTTAGATTCTACTTCAAGAATTTTAACTCCACACATCTTAGGAGATGAGCACTACAACTGTGCACAAAGAGTAAAAGAAATTCTTCAAAAATACAAACAATTACAAGATATCATCGCGATCCTTGGTATGGAGGAGTTATCTGAAGAAGATAAACTTGCAGTAGCAAGAGCACGTCGTGTACAACGTTTCTTGTCTCAGCCATTCCACGTAGCAGAGCAATTTACAGGTATCCCAGGTGTATTAGTTGATATTAAAGATACTATCAAAGGATTTAACATGATCATCGATGGTGAGTTAGATCACCTTCCAGAAGCAGCTTTCAACTTGAAAGGTTCTATTCAAGATGCAATCGAAGCTGGAGAGAAAATGTTAGCTGAAGCTTAA
- a CDS encoding SGNH/GDSL hydrolase family protein has translation MIKNFKWLLLVSLTFMACNSDDDVAPVVESSDGKPLTAGSADFSKYVALGDSFAAGFSDNALFIKGQEGAYPNILAQQFALVGGGDFKTPLANDNIGGLLLGGNVIAGPRLYFNGAPVPVEGVPTTEVTAHLSGSFNNLGVPGAKSFHLLAPGYGNAAGVATGTANPYFARFASSATTTVLADALSQNPTFFSLWIGGNDELGYATAGGDPAVNPLTPPANFEAAYKGLIAQLVTGGRKGVIANLPNITTLPHFHVITYNQLTQANLTVGGVSMVSTLNAQLYGPLHNALAFLGQGDRIKLLSATGNNPLLIVDETLPDLSANLKAVLMGGGLDVNTATAMGMVFGRARQALPTDLIVLGASSRIGKVPTVPADGVASPSPSLSQLGITFPLPDRYVLLPSEVAEIEVATTAYNAVIKAAAEANGLAMVDAKSIMDDLNKPSGISMNNFTLKATFVTGGMFSLDGVHPSPRGYAFIANKFIQAINARYGSNLKGVDIGNYPVLFPAKL, from the coding sequence ATGATAAAAAATTTCAAGTGGCTTTTATTGGTTTCGTTAACCTTTATGGCTTGTAATAGTGATGATGATGTGGCTCCGGTAGTAGAGTCATCTGATGGTAAGCCTTTAACTGCTGGAAGTGCTGACTTTTCTAAATATGTTGCTTTAGGAGATTCTTTTGCGGCGGGATTTAGCGATAATGCTTTGTTTATTAAAGGACAGGAAGGCGCTTATCCGAATATTTTAGCGCAGCAATTTGCATTAGTTGGCGGGGGTGACTTTAAAACGCCTTTGGCTAACGATAATATAGGAGGATTGCTGTTGGGAGGAAATGTTATTGCTGGACCGCGTTTGTATTTTAATGGTGCGCCTGTTCCGGTTGAAGGAGTGCCTACAACAGAAGTTACGGCACATTTGTCTGGGTCTTTTAATAATTTAGGAGTGCCAGGAGCAAAAAGTTTTCATTTGCTGGCGCCTGGCTATGGTAACGCAGCAGGTGTTGCAACGGGAACAGCAAATCCTTATTTTGCACGCTTTGCGTCTAGCGCTACAACTACAGTTTTAGCAGATGCTTTAAGTCAGAACCCAACTTTCTTCTCTTTGTGGATTGGAGGAAATGACGAATTAGGCTATGCAACTGCAGGTGGAGATCCGGCAGTAAATCCATTAACGCCTCCTGCAAATTTTGAAGCGGCATACAAAGGTTTGATTGCGCAGCTTGTTACGGGCGGAAGAAAAGGAGTGATAGCAAATTTGCCAAATATTACAACGCTTCCTCATTTTCATGTGATAACTTATAATCAGCTTACTCAGGCAAATTTAACGGTTGGAGGTGTTAGCATGGTTAGTACTTTAAATGCTCAGCTGTATGGTCCTTTGCATAATGCATTAGCTTTTTTGGGACAAGGAGATAGAATTAAATTGTTGTCTGCAACAGGAAACAATCCGTTATTAATTGTAGATGAAACGCTGCCAGACTTATCTGCAAATTTAAAAGCCGTATTAATGGGTGGCGGATTAGATGTTAACACCGCTACAGCAATGGGGATGGTTTTTGGAAGAGCAAGACAGGCGCTTCCTACTGATTTGATTGTTTTAGGAGCTTCTTCAAGAATTGGAAAAGTGCCAACAGTACCAGCTGATGGTGTCGCTTCGCCTTCGCCTTCTCTGTCTCAATTAGGGATTACCTTTCCATTGCCAGACAGATATGTTTTACTGCCATCTGAAGTGGCAGAGATTGAAGTGGCTACTACAGCATACAATGCTGTGATTAAAGCGGCGGCTGAAGCAAATGGCTTGGCAATGGTGGATGCTAAATCGATTATGGATGATTTGAATAAACCAAGTGGAATATCAATGAATAACTTTACATTGAAAGCGACATTTGTTACAGGCGGAATGTTCTCTTTAGATGGAGTCCATCCTTCTCCAAGAGGATATGCTTTTATTGCCAATAAATTTATTCAAGCTATAAATGCTAGGTATGGTTCAAATTTAAAAGGAGTGGATATTGGTAATTATCCAGTTTTATTTCCAGCGAAATTATAA
- a CDS encoding TonB-dependent receptor — translation MRVYLLIMLLFSGISFAQNTITGSVTDSNKQSIPGANVVVVGENTGASTDFDGSFKLTTNTKLPFSVKVTAVGFESKTVNVTAANQKVNVILKGEETKLDEIVVSASRTPERVLESPVTIERMGVQEIKKTASPSFYDGLENMKEVQMNTSSMSFKSINTRGFATVANTRFMQLVDGMDNASPLLNFVLGNMIGVSEIDVQSVELLPGASSALYGANAFNGILFMTSKSPFTNQGVSTYFKYGATSQEAAGTNSFYDFGIRFAHAFNKYFAAKANFTYMQATDWYATNYDDKTRAGIDRTNPSYDGINVYGDEAATNIKGVGQKLEAMGLIPAGASNLLPNSMVSRTGYNEIDLTDNKAANKKIDFSLHGRPFGDERLEIIWQSKFGTGNAVYQGANRYYLNDFFMQQHKLEFKGKNFFLRGYMTGEDGGHSYDMIFTGINVNRKWKDDNTWFGQYAGAFIQGTLAGMTPAQAHAAARSTADTGRFLPGTPEFKNAFNAVISDPDVLTGSRLVDNSKMYHSDANYNFRDIIKFAEIQVGGSFRAYELNSHGRIYTDANSQINYNEYGAYAQLMKKFLDDRLKFTGSLRYDKSKNFDGNYSPRLSLVYSAGEKRNHNFRGSFQTGFRNPTTQDQYIGFNIGNAVLLGSAPDNLVRFNETFNLSAEGQSYTGSPTKVMNGNDAYGNSYIASSVSAFSAMAGTDPVAAAALLKKSRANYVKPEEVKAFELGYRSVFEGTSIDINGYYNIYNNFIGNLNVISPFYGTAQDNPNIAAGTGDPGVQSIRALQNGEYRTYQLYTNSDVEIHSLGFGVGLSRKIIADFELGLNYNYAQFDFDQEKDPSFEAGFNTPKHRIKMSIGNDKLFKNFGFNVSGRWNSEYLWQAGFADGMIKSATVIDAQVNYGIPKLKSVVKLGAANIGGKEYYQVIGAGLIGQQYFASWTINP, via the coding sequence ATGAGAGTCTACTTGCTAATTATGTTGTTATTCAGCGGAATATCCTTTGCGCAGAATACAATTACAGGTTCGGTTACAGATAGTAACAAACAATCTATTCCAGGTGCTAATGTTGTTGTTGTAGGAGAAAATACCGGTGCTTCTACAGATTTTGACGGATCGTTTAAATTGACTACCAATACTAAATTGCCTTTTTCTGTAAAGGTTACTGCGGTAGGATTTGAATCTAAAACGGTAAACGTAACAGCGGCAAATCAAAAAGTAAATGTGATTTTAAAAGGTGAAGAAACTAAACTAGATGAAATTGTTGTTTCAGCATCAAGAACGCCAGAGAGAGTTCTAGAATCTCCAGTGACTATTGAACGAATGGGAGTTCAAGAAATCAAAAAAACGGCATCTCCTTCTTTTTATGATGGTTTGGAAAATATGAAAGAGGTTCAGATGAATACGAGTAGTATGTCGTTTAAGTCAATCAATACTAGAGGATTTGCTACGGTTGCCAATACTCGTTTTATGCAGTTGGTGGACGGAATGGATAATGCGTCTCCGTTATTGAACTTTGTTTTAGGAAACATGATTGGGGTGTCAGAGATAGATGTTCAAAGTGTCGAATTGCTTCCAGGAGCATCGTCTGCATTGTATGGAGCTAATGCTTTTAATGGAATTTTATTTATGACAAGTAAAAGTCCGTTTACAAATCAAGGCGTTTCTACTTATTTTAAATATGGAGCAACTTCGCAAGAAGCTGCGGGTACAAATAGTTTTTATGATTTTGGTATTCGATTCGCTCATGCATTTAATAAATATTTTGCTGCCAAAGCAAACTTTACTTATATGCAGGCTACAGATTGGTATGCTACAAATTATGATGATAAAACAAGAGCAGGTATTGACAGGACAAATCCTAGTTATGATGGAATAAATGTTTATGGAGATGAGGCTGCAACAAATATTAAAGGTGTAGGTCAGAAATTAGAAGCAATGGGATTGATTCCAGCAGGAGCCTCAAACCTTTTGCCAAACTCTATGGTTAGTAGAACTGGGTATAATGAAATTGATTTAACAGATAATAAAGCAGCAAATAAAAAAATCGACTTCTCTTTGCATGGAAGACCTTTTGGAGACGAAAGATTGGAAATTATCTGGCAGAGTAAATTTGGTACAGGAAACGCTGTTTATCAAGGAGCAAATAGATATTATTTAAATGACTTTTTTATGCAGCAGCATAAATTAGAGTTTAAGGGGAAAAACTTTTTCTTAAGAGGCTATATGACTGGTGAAGATGGAGGCCACTCTTATGATATGATTTTTACGGGTATCAACGTAAATAGAAAATGGAAAGACGACAATACTTGGTTTGGCCAATACGCAGGAGCATTTATTCAAGGAACGTTAGCGGGTATGACGCCAGCACAGGCTCATGCAGCTGCGAGATCTACTGCTGATACAGGCCGTTTTTTACCTGGTACGCCAGAGTTTAAAAATGCATTTAATGCGGTTATAAGTGATCCAGATGTTTTGACAGGATCAAGATTGGTTGATAATTCTAAAATGTATCACTCAGATGCAAATTATAACTTCAGAGATATTATAAAATTTGCTGAAATTCAAGTGGGAGGTTCTTTTAGAGCGTATGAGTTAAATTCTCACGGAAGAATCTATACAGACGCTAACAGTCAGATCAATTATAATGAATATGGCGCTTATGCACAATTGATGAAGAAATTTTTAGACGACAGATTGAAGTTTACAGGATCTCTTCGTTATGATAAATCTAAAAACTTCGATGGTAATTATTCTCCTCGTTTGTCTCTTGTGTATTCTGCAGGAGAGAAAAGAAATCATAATTTCAGAGGATCTTTCCAAACAGGTTTTAGAAATCCTACAACTCAGGATCAATATATAGGGTTTAATATTGGAAATGCTGTATTGCTTGGTTCTGCTCCAGATAACTTAGTAAGATTTAATGAGACATTTAATCTTAGCGCAGAAGGGCAGTCATACACAGGAAGTCCGACAAAAGTTATGAATGGGAACGATGCTTACGGGAACTCTTACATAGCTAGTTCAGTATCTGCGTTTTCTGCAATGGCGGGAACTGATCCGGTTGCAGCGGCAGCACTGTTAAAAAAATCTAGAGCTAATTATGTTAAGCCAGAAGAAGTGAAGGCTTTTGAGTTAGGGTATCGTTCTGTTTTTGAAGGTACATCAATAGATATTAATGGATACTATAATATTTACAACAACTTTATTGGTAATTTAAATGTAATTTCTCCTTTCTACGGAACTGCTCAGGATAATCCTAATATTGCTGCAGGAACTGGCGATCCAGGTGTTCAGTCAATTAGAGCGCTTCAAAACGGAGAATATAGAACGTATCAATTGTATACAAATTCAGATGTAGAAATACATTCGTTAGGATTTGGAGTTGGACTTTCTAGAAAAATTATTGCTGACTTCGAATTAGGGTTGAATTATAACTATGCCCAGTTTGATTTTGATCAAGAAAAAGACCCAAGTTTTGAGGCTGGATTTAATACGCCAAAACATAGAATTAAAATGTCGATTGGAAATGATAAGCTGTTTAAGAATTTTGGATTTAATGTTAGCGGAAGATGGAACAGCGAATATCTATGGCAAGCTGGTTTTGCTGATGGTATGATTAAATCTGCTACAGTAATTGATGCTCAGGTTAATTACGGAATCCCAAAATTGAAATCGGTTGTAAAATTGGGAGCGGCTAATATCGGCGGTAAAGAATATTATCAGGTAATTGGAGCCGGATTAATCGGACAGCAGTATTTTGCTTCTTGGACTATTAATCCATAA